In the genome of Girardinichthys multiradiatus isolate DD_20200921_A chromosome 7, DD_fGirMul_XY1, whole genome shotgun sequence, one region contains:
- the tmem169b gene encoding transmembrane protein 169, translating to MAQVEEAHTEGESSPQMVSLRSDVSASQGNDGEVGPSMRRKRRKKKEPRPESIIVYRSETERTPGEQSGEEGGERSTEEGAQFLGTPTGEGGGWNLPPDSRYVTLTGTITRGKKKGQVVDIHVTLTERELRDLAKSKERLNAECEAGEGSKRSCSLGVCQGPHVVLWSISCAPVVFLLSFITSFYYGTLTWYNVFLVYNEERTFWHKITICPFLIIFYPVLIMPLALSLALYSAVVQVSWAFSEWWQVVRDLEKGFCGWACGKLGLEDCSPYSIVELLDSDTISGTLQSKAPRELAQTSSV from the exons ATGGCACAGGTAGAGGAAGCCCACACTGAAGGTGAGAGCAGCCCTCAGATGGTCTCCTTAAGATCAGATGTCTCAGCGAGCCAGGGGAACGATGGAGAAGTGGGGCCATCtatgaggaggaagaggaggaagaagaaagagCCCCGTCCCGAGTCCATCATTGTGTACCGCTCTGAAACGGAGAGAACACCAGGGGAGCAGAGTGGTGAGGAGGGAGGAGAAAGGAGCACGGAGGAGGGAGCACAGTTCCTGGGAACACCAACAGGAGAAG GAGGGGGCTGGAACCTTCCTCCAGACAGCCGGTATGTGACACTTACCGGCACCATCACTCGGGGAAAGAAGAAGGGCCAGGTGGTGGACATTCACGTCACTTTGACAGAGAGGGAACTCAGGGATCTGGCCAAGTCAAAGGAGCGTCTCAATGCAGAGTGCGAGGCAGGGGAAGGGTCCAAACGCAGCTGCTCCTTAGGAGTTTGCCAGGGACCCCACGTGGTGCTGTGGAGCATCTCCTGTGCTCCTGTGGTTTTCCTCCTTTCCTTCATCACCTCCTTCTACTACGGCACGCTCACCTGGTACAATGTCTTCCTAGTGTACAACGAGGAGCGGACGTTCTGGCACAAGATTACCATTTGTCCCTTTCTCATCATCTTTTATCCTGTACTCATCATGCCATTGGCGCTGTCTCTGGCTCTGTACTCAGCTGTGGTGCAGGTGTCCTGGGCCTTCAGCGAGTGGTGGCAGGTAGTGCGGGACCTGGAGAAAGGCTTTTGCGGCTGGGCCTGTGGGAAGTTGGGGCTGGAGGACTGCTCACCTTACAGCATCGTGGAGCTGCTCGACTCCGATACAATTTCTGGGACTCTGCAGAGCAAGGCGCCCAGAGAACTTGCCCAGACATCATCAGTTTGA